The Chordicoccus furentiruminis DNA window AGGCAGGGATTCGTAAAGGCGTGGACGCTGAAAAATCCTGCGCGCACGGGCTATACCTTCGTCGGCTGGACCGGCACGGGACTGTCCGGTGCGGTGAAGACTGTGACCGTGAAGCCGGGGCGGACAGGAAACCTTGCATACAAGGCGGCCTGGAAGAAGAATCCAGCACCGGTTTTGCCGGAACCGAAGACAGTGCTGCGGGCTTACATGAAACGGACGACATCAAACTCCGTCACCCTTTCGTGGAACCGCGTTTCCGGCGCCTATGCTTATGTGATCTACGGGTCGGACTGTCAGCATACGATGAAGAAGCTCGCGAAGGTCGGCAGCGGGGTGACGTCCTGGACCTGCCGGAAACTGAAGCGCGGCACATATTACAAATTCCGGGTGTATGCCGTGAATCGCCGGATCGAGCAGATGTATCATTCCGAAAAGCTGTTCATCACGACGAACGGAGGACGGTATACCAACTATTACGGAGTTATGCTGAACACAAAGCGCGTGACGATGAAGAAGGGGCGAACCTTTCGCGTGAAGGCGTCTGGCAAACCAGTCGGCGGAGGACGTGTGAAGGTGCATGCCGGCATCGTTTATCTCACGGACAACCCGAAGGTGGCGAAGGTGGGAAGCGGAGGCGTGATCACGGCGAAGGGAAAAGGAAGCTGCTATATCTATGCCATTTCTCAGAGCGGCTGCTGGAACCGGGTCAGGGTGACGGTATCATGAATTCCGCAGAAACGGAATATGCCTTTGCCGTACCTGCGGGACGCCTTCTTACCGTTCGGACTGGTACGGGCTGTACCCGAATGGAATGATGAGAGCGGAGGTGTCCGGACGCTGTCCGGGCTGCGCGACGGTCCTGTTTGGGGCGGAGAAAGGATCGGGAAATGGATCGGAATGATCTTGAAAAAATCATACAGCTGCGTCATGATCTCCACGCGCATCCGGAGCTTTCCCTTAAGGAAGACGAAACGAAGGCGCGCCTTATGGCCTTTCTCGAGGAAAATACGGACCTCTCCGTCGCAGACAGGGGGAAATGGTTCTACGCTGTCTCCGGTTCGGACGGCCCGGCCGGACGGAACCCGGTCACGTTCCGGGCTGATCTTGACGCGCTGCCGATTCCGGAGACAATTTGTCTTCCGTACGGTTCACTGAGACCCGGTGTATCGCATAAATGCGGTCATGACGGCCACGCGGCGGCGCTGGCCGGACTGGCGCTGGAGCTTTCAAAGAAAAAAATCCGGGACCGCTCCGTTTATCTGATTTTTCAGATGGGAGAAGAGATCGGGCGGGCGGTGAGGAATGCTCGCGTCTGATCGATGAGAAACGGATCGGCGAGGTCTACGCGTTTCACAATCTCAGCGGTTACCCGGAGGGGACCGTGGTCTACAGGCCGCGTCTGACTCAGCCCGCATCGGAAGGTCTGACGATTGCATTTGAAGGAAGAACCTGCCATGCGAGCGAACCGGAAAAAGGAAGGAATCCATCTCAGGCAATCGCCGAGATGGTGCTGTTTCTCGGAGAGAAGTTACGAGAGCCGCATCAGGGTATGCTGCTGGGGACGGTTGTCGGAATTCAGTCCGGAGGAAATGATTTCGGTCTTTCAGCCGGAGAGGGGGCGTTTCGGGTGACGCTCCGCGCGGAGGAAGAGACGGAGATGACGGCGCTTGAGACGGCGCTCCGTGAGAGGGCGGAGATGCTCGGAAAGCGGGACGGACTGCGGGTACATGTCCGGACGGAGGACCCGTTCTCCGCCACCGTGAACGATGACCGGTGCCTTGAGAAGGTGAAGGCGGCCGCCGCAGCGCTCGGTATTCCATCGATGAAAATGAATACGCTCTGGCGCGCTTCCGAGGATTTCGGATATTACCAGAAACGGTGCCCGGGCGCGATTTTCTATATCGGAAACGGCGAGTCGTATCCGCCGCTTCACACGGCGGAACATGACTTTGATGACCGGATTCTTCCGCACGCAGTTGATCTCTTCTATGAGATTGCGCGGATGTAAGCTAAGATCCCTTCAATTGCGCAGAGCTGCCGGAGTCTCTTTCCCGGCAGAAGCGGTTTGCGCTTTGTGTACAATCGGGCGGCTGCGGCTGAATTGTGTTGAGATCATGAGACCCCTCTGCTATAATTCAGTGCTGTGTCAGGCCTCTTGCGATCGAACGCGGGAGTTCAGTATTAAGATGAAACCGGAAGGCAAGGGCTGCCGGCTTTCAGGCAAAAGCTCGGGCTGAGACCGGATAAAGTCTCAATTTATAAAGGAGATTCCAATGAAATTAGGTATCGTGGGACTGCCGAATGTCGGAAAAAGCACTCTGTTCAATTCACTGACGAAGGCGGGCGCTGAGGCGGCCAACTATCCTTTCTGCACGATCGACCCCAATGTCGGTGTCGTGGCGGTGCCGGACGAACGTCTGCAGATGCTTGGAGATTTCAGCCACTCGAAGAAGGTGACGCCGGCCACAGTGGAATTTGTCGACATCGCGGGTCTGGTCAAGGGCGCGTCAAAGGGCGAGGGACTCGGCAATCAGTTTCTCGCCAATATCCGGGAATGCGATGCGATCGTCCATGTCGTGCGCTGCTTCGAGGATCCGAACGTGATCCATGTGGACGGTTCGATCGACCCGAGGCGTGACATCGAGACGATCAACCTTGAGCTGCTGTTCGCCGATCTGGAAGTGCTCGACCGGCGGATCGCCAAGACGGCTAAGTCAGCCAAATCCGGAGCGGACAAGAACGCGAAACGGGAGTATGACATTCTTCGGAAGATTCATGACTGGCTCGAGGACGGCCGTCTCTGCATCTCACTTCATTTTGAGGATGAGGAAGACGAGGCGTTCAAAGAGAGCCTTGACCTGCTGACGGATAAACCGGTGATCTATGCGGCTAATGTGGCGGATGAGGATCTGGCGGACGACGGCGCGTCGAATCCTTTTGTCGCGTCGGTCCGTGAGGTGGCGAAGGAACAGAATGCGGAAGTCTTTGTCGTCTCGGCGGAGATCGAACAGGAGATTTCGGAACTGAGCGACGAGGAGAAAAAGGATTTTTTCGAGGATCTGGGTATCACGAAGTCCGGCCTTGAGAAGCTGATCACGGCCAGTTACCATATTCTCGGACTTCAGAGCTTCCTGACGACGGGTGAAGATGAGACGAGGGCCTGGACCATTCCGATCGGCTGCAAGGCGCCCCAGGCGGCGGGCAAGATCCATACGGACTTTGAGCGCGGCTTCATCAAGGCGGAGGTGATCAATTATCAGACGCTGCTGGACTGCGGTTCCTACGCGGCGGCCCGCGACAAGGGTCTCGTCCGTATGGAGGGCAAGGATTACGTCGTGAAGGACGGCGACGTCATCCTGTTCAGATTCAATGTCTGACGCGATCTATTTCCCGCATCTTCATCTTTATCTGCACCATGTCGGAAAGACGCTGCGCATCGGGCCGGTCACCATCGCCTATTATGGGATTTGTATCGCCGTCGGGATGCTGCTTGGTATCTGGGCCGTGACACGCCGGGCAAAGGAGACCGGGCAGAAGCCGGATGACTATGTCGACATCGTGATCTGGACGATGCTGTTCTCCATCATCGGGGCGCGTGTGTATTATGTGGCGTTTGACTGGGATGCGTATCGGAACGATCTGCTGTCTGTTTTTCGTATTCGTGAAGGCGGGCTGGCGATTTACGGCGGCATCATCGCCGGAGTGCTGACGCTTTTTATCCAGTCCCGTATCCGGAAAATGCGTTTCCGCGTACTTCTGGACACCTGTGTGATCGGTCTTCCGATCGGTCAGATTGTGGGACGATGGGGGAATTTTTTTAACCGCGAAGCGTTCGGCGGCTACACGGACGGTCTGTTCGCCATGCAGCTTCCGGTCAGCGCGGTCAGGCAGAATGAAATCACGACCGCGATGTGGGAGCATCTGGTGAACATAAACGGTACGGATTTTATACAGGTGCATCCCGCGTTTCTTTATGAAGGACTCTGGAACTGCTTTGTTCTGCTGCTTCTCGTGGTTATGCGGAACCGGACGAAGTTCGACGGCGAGCTGTTCCTGGTCTATGCGGCCGGTTACGGGGCGGGACGCTTCTTTATCGAGAGCATCCGAACGGACCAGCTTCTGATTCCGGGTACACAGATTCCGGTTTCCATGGTCGTTTCCGCAGCGCTTGTGATCGGGTCGCTGGTTCTGACTGCCGCAGGAAGACGGAGAAAAAGAACATCCGGGTGAAGACGATTCGCGGCTTTCGGAGCGTCTTGCATAACGGAATCGTGAAAAGGAGGTATCCTCCGCTTATCCATTGAACATGGATGAGCGGAGGATTTTTTGCGTGTACAGGCTGTCAGAGCCGGGCGCCGCCGGTATGTCGGGTTGTGCTCTGATGCGAAAATTCTATCTGGCCGCAGTTGCTTTTTATGATGCGATGGGGTAAACTTTCAATTAAGTGGTGACGAAGTGGGACGGAAATGCCACGAAATGGGAGATCAGGAATGTTTCTGGGGAAATACAGCCATACAATCGACAGTAAGGGCAGGCTGATCATCCCCGCCAAATTCCGTGACGAGATCGGCGCACAGAAGCTGGTCGTCGCACCGTGGTGGGAAGGTGACCTGACTGTTTTTACGCAGGATGGCTTCCGGGAGTATATCCGGTCTCTCGATGAACTTCAGGGAAGCGCGGAAGCGCGCAGACGGATAAAGCGGTTCATTACCAGCGGTGCGGACGAGTGCCGGCTCGATGCGCAGGGGCGGATTCTTCTGAATCAGAGTCTCCGCGATTATGCGCATCTTAGCGGGGATGTGGTCCTGACCGGCAATATGGACAGCTTTGAAATCTGGAATCCGGAGATCTGGGCAAAGACAGAGAGTCTGCTGAGCAACGCGGACGAGATGCGGGACGAGCTGGAAAGCCTGAAGCAGATGATGTGACCGGTTTTCTGCGATGCGGGTCTGGGGAGTCCCGGATGGCAGAAGACGGAAAATACAGCTGCACAAGGAGGCAGAATGGCATTCGTTCACAAATCAGTCCTGCTGGATGAGACTGTTTCTTCGCTTCGGGTCAGACCAGGCGGTGTCTATGTCGACGGCACGCTGGGCGGAGGAGGTCATTCTCTGGAAATTGCAAAGCGTATGGCCGGACAGGGCCGGCTGATCGGTATCGACAGGGATGAGGCTGCGATCGAAGCTGCTGGGGAGCGGCTGCGTGACATGGGGGAGCTTGTCACAATCGTTCGCGGAAACTTTGACCGGATGCCGTCCATTGTACAGGCTCTGGGCATACAGCGGGTGAACGGAATCATACTGGATCTCGGCGTGTCCTCGTATCAGCTGGACACGGCTGACCGCGGCTTTTCCTATATGCAGGACGCTCCGCTTGACATGCGGATGGACCAGCGGGAGAAACGCACGGCGGGCGATATTGTCAACGGGTACAGTGAGCATGAGCTGTTCCGGATTATCCGCGATTATGGAGAGGAGAGGTTCGCGCAGAATATCGCGAAACATATTGTGGCGGAGCGGGAGCGGAAGAGGATTGAAACCACTGGGGAGCTGGCTTCGATCATTCGCGCTTCCATTCCGAAGAAGGTGCAGGCGACAGGCGGCCACCCTGCGAAACGGACGTTTCAGGCGATCCGGATCGAGCTGAACGGTGAGCTGACTGCGCTGGAGGATTCGCTGGACGGAATGATCAATCTGCTGGATGACGGAGGGAGAATCGCTGTCATCACGTTTCATTCTCTTGAGGATCGCATCGTTAAAGCGGCGTTCAGACGAAACGAGAATCCGTGTACCTGTCCGCCGGATTTTCCGGTCTGCGTATGCGGCAAGAAGCCGAAGGGTTTTGTCGTTACCAGAAAACCGGTCATTCCGTCGGAGGAGGAAACCGCCGAGAATCCGAGGGCAAAGAGCGCGAAGCTCAGAGTCTTCGAGCGAAAGGCATAAGAAGCGATGACTTATCACGATACGGCTGTTGGAAGGGTAAATCGAAGATCGGAACGAAGTCGTATGCAGTATCGTGTGGAAGGAACGGCGGCTTATGTCCCTGCGCATGTGGCGACCGGAAGAACAGAGAGAAGAAGAAGAAAACGTTCCAGCGCGGCTGTCCGGAGAAACAGGATCCGTGCACTAAAGATGAACGCGGCGTATGTCGTCTTTCTTTCTCTGGTTTCGGCTCTGACGGTGCTGATGTGCGTCTATTATCTTGAGCTGAAGGAGACGGCGTCATCCATTGCGGCGGAGAATCAGAGCACGGAAACAAATCTGATGGCGCTCCGGAGCGAGAACGACGCGCTTTACGAGATGGCTGTCAACAGTGTGGACTGGAACAGGATCCGTGAAACCGCTGTCGGGAGACTGGGAATGAAATATGCGGCAGAGGACCAGATCGTGTGGTATAATAAGCAGGATTCTTATTCTATCAGACAGTATCGGGATGTCGATGCCGGTTCGTAAGCGGTTTCTCTCCCGTGGCAGCAAGACGTTTGGGAGACAGGGAAACCGTTCGGAATATGAGTGAGAAAAAGGATGTTCGGAAGGCGGACGGGGAGGGAAACGTCCGCGACATCAGAAGGAACGGAAAACGAATCCGAAAATTGAATGCAGTGATGAGGAGAAAGCTGGCAGGACTGTTTCTGGTTGTCGTGCTGGCTTTACTTGTTTTGCTCATCCGTATGACGTACATCAGCGCGGTGGACGGCGAACGGTACGCGAAGGCCGTACTGGCGAGGTCACAGAGCCAGTTTGCCTCACAGACGCTTGCCTACAAGCGGGGGGATATCCTCGACCGGAACGGAACCGTGCTGGCAACTTCGGAGAAACGGTACAATGTGATTCTCGATCCAAGCGTTGCGAACGCCCAGTCGGGCGGCGCCGACGCGACTGTGGCAGCACTGGTTTCCGTCTTCGGTGTGGAGGATAGCAGCGTGCGAAGCCTCCTGGAGGATGAGGCCACGAAGGATTCCCAGTATCAGGTCGTGAAATCCGGCGCAACCATCGAGGATAAGCAGGCATTCTCCTCGTATTGCGAGTCGCACAGCGGGGTGCGCGGCGTCTGGTTCGAGGAGACTTATGTCCGCACCTATCCGCGCGGATCACTGGCCGGAGAAGTGCTCGGCTTTGTTTACGATACGGATAAGGCGGACTGGGGGATCGAGGGATATTACAATTACTCTCTGTCAGGAGTGAACGGCAGACGCTATGGGTACTGGGATTCAGGTTCCGAGATCGAGCAGACGATCGCGGAGCCGGTGGACGGCGACACGCTGGTCAGCACCCTGGACGCCGGCATTCAGGAAGTCTGTGAGAAGACGATTGCGGACTTCGGGAGCACTTACAAAAACGGCCCGTACAGCACGACAAAGGCGGCGAAGCATATCGGTGTCGTGGTGATGAATCCCGACAACGGTGCGATCTACGCGATGGCATCCAACGAAGGGTACGATCCGAATCATCCGCGTGATCTCAGGTTATATTACACTGAGGATGAGATCAGCGCCATGACAGCGGATCAGCAGGCGGAGAAACTGAACGAGATCTGGAAGAATTTCTGCGTTTCGGACAGTTTCGAGCCCGGATCTGTCTTCAAACCGGTGACGATGGCGTCCGCGCTTGAAAGCGGGGCGGTCAGTTCCTCGGACACCTTCGTCTGCGACGGAGGTGAGACGGTGGCCGGTGTCAGAATCAAGTGCTCGAACACAGACGGCCACGGGGAAGAATCACTGAAAGACGTGATCAAAAATTCATGCAATGATGCGATGATGCAGATCGGCGCAAAGCTCGGTGTGGAAGGCTTCAGCCGTTACCAGCAGATGTTCGGTTTCGGATCAAGGACCGGGATCGATCTTTCGGGTGAAGCGGCCGGTATCATCAGCGATGCGGATACGATGGGATCTGTGGATCTCGCCTGCGCCTCGTTCGGTCAGGGCTTCAACGTCACGATGCTGCAGGAGGCGGCGGCCGTCAGTTCGATCGTCAACGGCGGCAATTATTACAAGCCGCATGTGGTGAGCCAGATCCGAAGCAGCGACGGCACGGTGAAGCAGAGCTTTGACGGGATCCTGATGAAGCAGACAGTGGCTTCCGATGTATCCGGGCTCGTCAAGTCCTACATGAAGGCCAGCGTGGACGAGGGAACGTCGCAGTACGCCAAGGTCGACGGGTATTCGATGGGAGGGAAGACCGGAACCGCACAGAAGATCCCGCGCGGAAACGGAAAATATCTGGACTCATGGATCGGCTTCGCGCCTTACAGTCATCCCAAGGTCGTGATTTACGTCGTCGTCGACGAGCCGAATGTTTCCGAGCAGGCGGACAACCGTTATCCGCAGTGGATCGCCAGAGATATCCTCAAGCAGATTCTTCCGTATCTGGGAATCGAGCCGGACGAGGCGTCCGATGCCGATAATGTCTATCTTTCCTATGACTACAGCAATCCGACGGGGGACCAGAAGCCGACGGCGGACGATGAGGACAGCGGAGAGCCGGATGAAGAGGAGGATACTGACACTTACTATTATGACGAGAACGGAGACCGGCGTAACTCGGAAGGGCATCTGGTTGACTCGGAAGGCTATCTGATCAATTCGGACAGTCAGTACGTTGATCAGAATGACAACGTGATCGACGAGAGCCAGAAGATCCGCGCGGGCGGAACCGTTTCTTCCGGAGATTCGTCATCCGGCCGGTCGGATGGTTCCACCCCGGATCACGCTGATACAGCAGCCGATACCAATGTGCCGGAGCCGAAGGGAACGGAGGCTCAATCGGACACGGAGGGCGGAAATACGATGGAAACCGACGGGTACACGAATGACGAAACCGGTCTGACATAAGCGAAGGAGGAACAAATAAATGCTGGATACATCGACTGTGGGAGCGATCGCGGCTGTGCTTGCTTCATTTGCCGTCTCGGCGATTCTCGGACCTTTTGTGATCCCGGTGCTAAGGCATCTGAAGATGAATCAGACGGAGCGTACGTACGGGATGGAAACCCATCTCAAGAAAGCGGGCACGCCCACGATGGGCGGCGTGCTGATTCTTCTGGCCTTTACGGTTGCCTGTCTGCTGATGATTTTCCGCTATCCGAAGATCGGGCCGGTACTGTTTCTGACACTGGCATTCGGACTGATCGGATTTGTCGATGATTACCTGAAGGTTGTGAAGCACAATTCCGACGGCCTGATCGCGTGGCAGAAGCTGCTTCTGGAATTTGCGGTGACAGCTGTGTTCGCCTTTTATCTGTCTCGGTTTAAGGATGTGAGTTTTCAGCTCAGAATCCCGTTCAGCGGCGGCCGGATGGCGGACATCGGCGTATTT harbors:
- a CDS encoding M20/M25/M40 family metallo-hydrolase, with protein sequence MDRNDLEKIIQLRHDLHAHPELSLKEDETKARLMAFLEENTDLSVADRGKWFYAVSGSDGPAGRNPVTFRADLDALPIPETICLPYGSLRPGVSHKCGHDGHAAALAGLALELSKKKIRDRSVYLIFQMGEEIGRAVRNARV
- a CDS encoding M20/M25/M40 family metallo-hydrolase, which gives rise to MGEVYAFHNLSGYPEGTVVYRPRLTQPASEGLTIAFEGRTCHASEPEKGRNPSQAIAEMVLFLGEKLREPHQGMLLGTVVGIQSGGNDFGLSAGEGAFRVTLRAEEETEMTALETALRERAEMLGKRDGLRVHVRTEDPFSATVNDDRCLEKVKAAAAALGIPSMKMNTLWRASEDFGYYQKRCPGAIFYIGNGESYPPLHTAEHDFDDRILPHAVDLFYEIARM
- the ychF gene encoding redox-regulated ATPase YchF, coding for MKLGIVGLPNVGKSTLFNSLTKAGAEAANYPFCTIDPNVGVVAVPDERLQMLGDFSHSKKVTPATVEFVDIAGLVKGASKGEGLGNQFLANIRECDAIVHVVRCFEDPNVIHVDGSIDPRRDIETINLELLFADLEVLDRRIAKTAKSAKSGADKNAKREYDILRKIHDWLEDGRLCISLHFEDEEDEAFKESLDLLTDKPVIYAANVADEDLADDGASNPFVASVREVAKEQNAEVFVVSAEIEQEISELSDEEKKDFFEDLGITKSGLEKLITASYHILGLQSFLTTGEDETRAWTIPIGCKAPQAAGKIHTDFERGFIKAEVINYQTLLDCGSYAAARDKGLVRMEGKDYVVKDGDVILFRFNV
- the lgt gene encoding prolipoprotein diacylglyceryl transferase, which codes for MSDAIYFPHLHLYLHHVGKTLRIGPVTIAYYGICIAVGMLLGIWAVTRRAKETGQKPDDYVDIVIWTMLFSIIGARVYYVAFDWDAYRNDLLSVFRIREGGLAIYGGIIAGVLTLFIQSRIRKMRFRVLLDTCVIGLPIGQIVGRWGNFFNREAFGGYTDGLFAMQLPVSAVRQNEITTAMWEHLVNINGTDFIQVHPAFLYEGLWNCFVLLLLVVMRNRTKFDGELFLVYAAGYGAGRFFIESIRTDQLLIPGTQIPVSMVVSAALVIGSLVLTAAGRRRKRTSG
- the mraZ gene encoding division/cell wall cluster transcriptional repressor MraZ; translated protein: MFLGKYSHTIDSKGRLIIPAKFRDEIGAQKLVVAPWWEGDLTVFTQDGFREYIRSLDELQGSAEARRRIKRFITSGADECRLDAQGRILLNQSLRDYAHLSGDVVLTGNMDSFEIWNPEIWAKTESLLSNADEMRDELESLKQMM
- the rsmH gene encoding 16S rRNA (cytosine(1402)-N(4))-methyltransferase RsmH → MAFVHKSVLLDETVSSLRVRPGGVYVDGTLGGGGHSLEIAKRMAGQGRLIGIDRDEAAIEAAGERLRDMGELVTIVRGNFDRMPSIVQALGIQRVNGIILDLGVSSYQLDTADRGFSYMQDAPLDMRMDQREKRTAGDIVNGYSEHELFRIIRDYGEERFAQNIAKHIVAERERKRIETTGELASIIRASIPKKVQATGGHPAKRTFQAIRIELNGELTALEDSLDGMINLLDDGGRIAVITFHSLEDRIVKAAFRRNENPCTCPPDFPVCVCGKKPKGFVVTRKPVIPSEEETAENPRAKSAKLRVFERKA
- a CDS encoding peptidoglycan D,D-transpeptidase FtsI family protein, yielding MSEKKDVRKADGEGNVRDIRRNGKRIRKLNAVMRRKLAGLFLVVVLALLVLLIRMTYISAVDGERYAKAVLARSQSQFASQTLAYKRGDILDRNGTVLATSEKRYNVILDPSVANAQSGGADATVAALVSVFGVEDSSVRSLLEDEATKDSQYQVVKSGATIEDKQAFSSYCESHSGVRGVWFEETYVRTYPRGSLAGEVLGFVYDTDKADWGIEGYYNYSLSGVNGRRYGYWDSGSEIEQTIAEPVDGDTLVSTLDAGIQEVCEKTIADFGSTYKNGPYSTTKAAKHIGVVVMNPDNGAIYAMASNEGYDPNHPRDLRLYYTEDEISAMTADQQAEKLNEIWKNFCVSDSFEPGSVFKPVTMASALESGAVSSSDTFVCDGGETVAGVRIKCSNTDGHGEESLKDVIKNSCNDAMMQIGAKLGVEGFSRYQQMFGFGSRTGIDLSGEAAGIISDADTMGSVDLACASFGQGFNVTMLQEAAAVSSIVNGGNYYKPHVVSQIRSSDGTVKQSFDGILMKQTVASDVSGLVKSYMKASVDEGTSQYAKVDGYSMGGKTGTAQKIPRGNGKYLDSWIGFAPYSHPKVVIYVVVDEPNVSEQADNRYPQWIARDILKQILPYLGIEPDEASDADNVYLSYDYSNPTGDQKPTADDEDSGEPDEEEDTDTYYYDENGDRRNSEGHLVDSEGYLINSDSQYVDQNDNVIDESQKIRAGGTVSSGDSSSGRSDGSTPDHADTAADTNVPEPKGTEAQSDTEGGNTMETDGYTNDETGLT